In Acidimicrobiales bacterium, one DNA window encodes the following:
- a CDS encoding LLM class F420-dependent oxidoreductase, translated as MSRAGPDQAPGAFAEGGATPMQYLYQYPDRHGADGDLLDAGPVDEVAAVAEKASWHGLSFTEHPVPGARWLDAGGHQTLDPLVALGHAAAATTRLRLLTFLAVAPYRNPFLLAKAAATVDKLSGGRLILGLGTGYQKSEFFALGVDFEERNALFDEALDVLPLHWSGEPFSYRGRHFDAREVIARPRPVQDPIPIWIGGNSKLALRRIAERAQGWMPLTAPQQVARTVRTPYLASTAELAAKIAELRDLAGDRADQLDVAVAYSDPAIASPHLDVERHRDTLGQLEAAGATWVIVAGATSSTAATVEFLDRFGATYIGG; from the coding sequence ATGTCGAGAGCCGGGCCGGACCAGGCGCCTGGCGCCTTCGCCGAGGGGGGAGCCACGCCGATGCAGTACCTCTACCAGTACCCCGACCGGCACGGGGCCGACGGGGACCTGCTCGACGCCGGGCCGGTCGACGAGGTGGCGGCCGTCGCCGAGAAGGCGTCGTGGCACGGCCTGTCGTTCACCGAGCACCCCGTCCCGGGTGCCCGATGGCTGGATGCAGGCGGCCACCAGACGCTCGACCCGCTCGTCGCCCTCGGCCACGCCGCGGCGGCGACGACCCGGCTCCGCCTGCTCACCTTCCTCGCCGTCGCTCCCTACCGCAACCCGTTCCTCCTGGCCAAGGCGGCGGCCACGGTCGACAAGCTCTCCGGCGGCCGGCTGATCCTCGGCCTCGGCACCGGGTACCAGAAGTCGGAGTTCTTCGCCCTGGGGGTCGACTTCGAGGAGCGGAACGCCCTGTTCGACGAGGCCCTCGACGTCCTGCCCCTGCACTGGAGCGGCGAGCCGTTCTCGTACCGGGGCCGGCACTTCGACGCCCGCGAGGTGATCGCCCGGCCCCGCCCGGTGCAGGACCCGATCCCGATCTGGATCGGCGGCAACTCGAAGCTGGCGCTCCGCCGCATCGCCGAGCGGGCCCAGGGGTGGATGCCGCTGACGGCCCCGCAGCAAGTGGCCAGAACCGTGCGCACCCCCTACCTCGCGTCCACGGCCGAGCTGGCGGCGAAGATCGCCGAGCTCCGCGACCTGGCCGGCGACCGGGCCGACCAGCTCGACGTGGCCGTCGCCTACAGCGACCCGGCGATCGCCTCGCCCCACCTCGACGTCGAGCGGCACCGCGACACGCTCGGCCAGCTCGAAGCCGCCGGCGCGACGTGGGTCATCGTGGCCGGCGCGACCTCGTCCACGGCGGCCACCGTCGAGTTCCTCGACCGGTTCGGCGCGACCTACATCGGTGGGTGA